A stretch of Vigna angularis cultivar LongXiaoDou No.4 chromosome 4, ASM1680809v1, whole genome shotgun sequence DNA encodes these proteins:
- the LOC108331216 gene encoding auxin-responsive protein SAUR21-like, with product MGIRLPIFMALHANKIFKWQQHLHNRNHSNVPKGHVAVYVGEAQKKRFVVPISYLNHPSFLDLLNRAQEEFGYNHPMGGLTIPCKEEAFISLTSQLRS from the coding sequence ATGGGAATTCGTCTGCCAATATTTATGGCTCTTCATGCGAACAAGATATTCAAGTGGCAGCAGCATCTGCATAACAGAAACCATTCCAACGTTCCAAAGGGTCACGTTGCAGTGTATGTGGGAGAGGCTCAAAAGAAGAGGTTCGTGGTTCCAATATCTTACTTGAACCATCCTTCGTTTCTTGATTTGCTGAACCGAGCGCAGGAAGAGTTTGGCTACAATCATCCAATGGGAGGTCTCACCATCCCTTGCAAAGAAGAggctttcatctctctcacctCTCAATTACGTTCCTGA
- the LOC108331020 gene encoding CDT1-like protein a, chloroplastic produces the protein MKKSNLRSAKVQSPNHVQLSSKTPEKMSQRNRNRGVALSVTDIKKVGKGLQDRKGRGETTSARPQSKNVRRQILQRSSSPSKSKSTDDDPSKLPEKYEILDQFFDRLDTLISMFRLKGKTPSFTEISSRIESLTDRRFTHGHLAQLKFILPDAIVLKKFLVHDERTCCMKPDIHISLAPEAVESYSKMPPDQRGIVSLKKLFHARLREFWDSHPEGDEIPEGTLPEPFIGPKKVNILDKLETRLPTKLSLCMRYNDILNNVESASIDEKMSTPVETSIELPNEHLAAASHIAPSFRASFSLKFKQDLADTVQQISHVDSVQPSPAKSASQASSENCSTICSSLESSSAPATTSTPRKTVDYTENEDASPKRIDAMSTPAKLVSTPIRLMSATPALRSPKRYLMSPDDHPTSSSNKLVRRPPRSRSLRFDTPVKNDEVVNEDSAGGLPIDDDIFEILPGKLIQSIREKERMAMEERDPAITQAKKRKKIIANLPKLFDMIRLLLRQRNCITKMELVSKIISSHSDIVDISEVEEQLDLLQELAPEWISEKQVSSGDLLLFINKMLNPETIRASLEEAA, from the exons TGTCGCAACGGAACCGCAACCGCGGCGTCGCACTCTCCGTCACAGACATAAAAAAAGTTGGCAAGGGTTTGCAGGATCGGAAGGGACGCGGTGAAACGACGTCGGCACGGCCGCAAAGCAAGAATGTGAGGAGGCAGATCTTACAGCGGTCTTCTTCTCCGAGTAAATCCAAGAGTACTGACGATGATCCCTCCAAGCTTCCCGAAAA ATATGAAATTTTGGATCAGTTCTTCGATCGCTTGGACACTTTAATTTCAATGTTCCGTCTGAAAGGGAAGACGCCATCTTTTACGGAAATCAGTTCTAGAATTGAATCTTTAACAGACAG gAGGTTTACTCACGGCCATCTAGCGCAGTTGAAATTTATCTTGCCTGATGCTATTGTTCTGAAGAAGTTTCTAGTGCATGATGAACGGACCTGTTGTATGAAGCCGGATATTCACATTTCTTTAGCCCCTGAGGCTGTAGAGTCATATTCGAAGATGCCCCCTGATCAACGTGGGATAGTGTCGTTGAAGAAGTTGTTTCACGCACGGCTTAGAGAATTTTGGGACTCTCATCCTGAG GGTGATGAAATTCCAGAAGGAACTTTGCCAGAGCCATTCATTGGCCCAAAGAAAGTCAATATTTTAGACAAGTTGGAAACTCGTCTCCCAACAAAATTATCACTCTGCATGCGCTATAATGACATTCTCAATAATGTAGAGTCTGCTAGCATAGATGAAAAGATGTCTACCCCTGTAGAGACATCAATTGAATTGCCTAATGAGCATCTGGCAGCAGCTTCTCACATTGCTCCATCCTTTAGAGCaagtttttctttgaaatttaaaCAAGATTTAGCAGATACTGTACAGCAAATTTCTCATGTAGATTCAGTACAACCCTCCCCTGCTAAGTCGGCTTCACAAGCAAGCAGTGAAAATTGTTCAACAATATGTTCCTCTCTGGAATCATCCAGTGCTCCCGCTACCACCTCCACTCCAAGGAAAACCGTCGACTACACAGAAAACGAAGATGCTTCTCCGAAGAGGATTGATGCCATGTCAACTCCAGCTAAACTTGTTTCTACTCCAATTAGGTTGATGAGTGCCACACCTGCCTTGCGTTCACCCAAAAGATATCTTATGAGCCCAGATGACCACCCAACCAGTTCTTCGAACAAGTTAGTTAGGCGGCCACCTCGCTCAAGATCATTGAGATTTGACACCCCAGTGAAGAATGATGAGGTTGTGAATGAAGACAGTGCCGGTGGATTACCAATAGATGATGATATTTTTGAGATCCTCCCAGGAAAACTTATCCAATCg attagagaaaaggaaagaatgGCAATGGAGGAAAGAGACCCAGCTATCACTCAAGCAAAGAAACGGAAAAAAATTATAGCTAACCTCCCTAAGCTCTTTGACATGATTCGCCTCTTGCTTCGACAGCGGAATTGTATTACTAAAATGGAGCTTGTAAGCAAGATAATCTCAAGCCACAGTGATATTGTTGACATAA GTGAAGTTGAAGAGCAGCTAGATTTGTTGCAAGAACTAGCACCGGAATGGATTTCTGAGAAGCAGGTCTCCAGTGGGGATTTGCTCTTATT CATAAACAAAATGTTGAACCCTGAAACCATTCGAGCATCTCTTGAAGAAGCGGCATAG